The following proteins are co-located in the Branchiostoma lanceolatum isolate klBraLanc5 chromosome 16, klBraLanc5.hap2, whole genome shotgun sequence genome:
- the LOC136421738 gene encoding uncharacterized protein: MAATLKKLVADCNVPGNFLSDGAEVFLTHTEDMPVSADVYWSAFRNFVKLQLQFEGHENVRLRKGFGLVGTVVSFYYDPTDLAEGQREMKLVENNDSTKTWRVEETKANDLYKSYEMTIKVEGTTAAKVTISVRFVSAIKDPVKRRQDIAYHMVHLLGARIRDVLNYVVREKVGGKHRFELEVDCSREKLWGTVGNFNDVTWIRESTHTVVNGIRRRIYFTKDRSLEVRLAWADSSDYLFVYEGDNSPDFLHCKYYRGRLQFFAVSPKKVRVVYDCSFLPAKDAPVAEFEKWFVPAIASRIGWLKEAFGEAKTTVEVEAPTTATGPPVFKKGAYSTGARGIVRGPLENVWKVFRPFGRDCMEYWKIYDNMEIEEPGNDVQGCIRCFVTSKTKRKIRERLEWRDDKDHVEIYSLLSMDPPPPVAMTNVYTTITMTEVDEKQTEVKFECTFDVSVSFAVSRIQDNQKGAYMACINGLQQLFHSEVGTLEVVVGSATDLARTDGWFNADPYVVLAVNDGKPVSTKVCRGTQKPIWDDRYALSVTSRTRNIVFTIMDRDTVGQDDIMGTANVNLDELTSGKEKKMALDVQGGGTLNVRLCLKMHDQPKEPEEGEKVVKELTLPFLAPVFQSELDAIRNEFTNLITSFLGHGQKYELSYMTRLRTHPDVPLEEMPAACVPMPTPEMFTPHKAGRLMQRLMEFIGSQAQIMVRLAQVKGIWDPWKANFSGYLPANEKLIEEWQKDEEFCRQYLQGINPMLLTVCKDQSQIPAEMLELKAQGKTTQQLMEENRLFIVDYEPMLGVPATPGKFFYAPIVLMYKEELGGGKSRLNMLGIQLSRKKGENEVFSPESAKTHPNKYMFAKMHVVSADNNVHQFLYHLGYTHLAMEPIAVSLHTHLPPDHPIHRLLLPHFKDTIGINYLARHSLVSRIFPITDPMFATSTVGGLVMFLKEWRKYNFMDMAFPEELKRRGFDEARSDGLEGYFYRDDGFKLWNVYKTYVTGMVNKAYASDRAVADDQALQKFCQMIEGPGQLHGFPREISTKQLLMDCLTNIIFNVSAQHSAINFPQYDYYSFIPNRPAQLSSPMPDGPNDMLESAVLEALPPPQFTALQVLLSYMLSMPSQTAITGVEAMKEVYPDVHEKFNKELKDLSKEIKTRNEGLKGEGKVAYTYLDPENVAMSIDI; this comes from the exons ATGGCTGCTACATTGAAGAAACTCGTGGCCGATTGCAACGTCCCAGGGA ACTTTCTCTCGGATGGCGCCGAGGTGTTCCTGACCCATACTGAGGACATGCCTGTGTCTGCTGATGTCTACTGGTCCGCCTTCCGGAACTTTGTGAAACTGCAGCTGCAGTTCGAAGGCCACGAGAACGTTCGGCTGCGGAAAG GATTTGGCTTGGTGGGCACGGTGGTGTCCTTCTACTACGACCCGACGGACCTGGCGGAGGGGCAGCGGGAGATGAAACTGGTGGAAAATAACGACTCCACCAAGACCTGGAGGGTGGAAGAGACCAAGGCCAACGATCTGTACAAGAGCTATGAGATGACCATCAAG GTTGAAGGGACCACCGCAGCCAAGGTGACCATATCCGTGCGCTTCGTGTCCGCCATTAAAGATCCGGTGAAACGTCGCCAGGACATCGCCTACCACATG GTTCATCTATTGGGAGCGCGCATCCGGGACGTCCTGAACTACGTTGTCCGTGAGAAGGTGGGAGGGAAGCACCGCTTCGAACTGGAGGTGGACTGCTCTCGCGAGAAATTGTGGGGCACCGTGGGGAACTTCAATGACGTCACTTGGATACGCGAATCCACGC ACACCGTTGTCAATGGCATCCGTCGGAGGATCTACTTCACCAAGGACCGTTCCCTGGAGGTCCGTCTGGCCTGGGCGGACTCCAGCGACTACCTGTTCGTGTATGAGGGGGACAACAGTCCGGACTTCCTACACTGCAAGTACTACAGGGGCAGG CTCCAGTTCTTTGCCGTGAGCCCTAAGAAGGTTAGGGTCGTGTACGACTGTTCCTTCCTGCCGGCTAAAGACGCCCCAGTGGCGGAGTTCGAGAAATGGTTCGTCCCGGCTATCGCCAGCAGGATCGGTTGGCTAAAG GAAGCGTTTGGTGAGGCAAAGACCACTGTTGAGGTTGAAGCACCAACCACAGCTACGGGACCTCCGGTCTTCAAGAAGGGTGCGTACTCCACCGGAGCCCGTGGGATCGTCAGGGGACCGCTGGAGAATGTGTGGAAGGTCTTCCGGCCTTTTGGACGC GACTGCATGGAGTACTGGAAGATCTACGACAACATGGAGATCGAGGAGCCCGGAAATGACGTACAAGGCTGCATCCGGTGTTTTGTGACCTCCAAGACGAAGAGGAAGATCAGGGAGAGGCTGGAATGGCGGGATGATAAAGATCATGTTGAG atCTACAGCCTTTTGTCTATggaccctcctcctccagtggCCATGACGAATGTTTACACCACCATTACTATGACAGAAG tTGATGAGAAGCAGACTGAGGTGAAGTTTGAGTGCACCTTTGACGTCAGCGTGTCGTTTGCCGTGTCACGTATCCAAGACAACCAGAAGGGAGCCTACATGGCGTGCATCAACGGACTCCAGCAGCTCTTCCACTCCGAGGTCGGGACGCTAGAGGTCGTTGTTGGGAGTGCCACTGATCTGGCACGGACTGACGGCTGGT TTAATGCTGACCCATACGTGGTGCTCGCTGTGAATGATGGGAAGCCTGTAAGCACCAAGGTTTGCCGCGGTACTCAGAAACCAATCTGGGACGACCGTTATGCGCTGTCAGTGACGTCACGTACGAGAAACATAGTCTTCACcatcat GGACCGGGACACGGTTGGACAGGACGACATCATGGGTACAGCTAACGTCAACCTGGACGAGCTGACGTCTGggaaggagaagaagatggCTCTGGACGTGCAGGGAGGAGGGACGCTGAACGTAAGGCTTTGCTTGAAGATGCACGACCAACCCAAGGAGCCAGAAGAGGGAGAAAAAGTCGTGAAAGAACTCACCCTACCCTTCCTGGCGCCAGTGTTTCAGAGCGAACTGGACGCCATCAGGAACGAGTTCACCAACCTCATCACGTCATTTTTGGGTCATG GCCAGAAGTACGAGCTCAGCTACATGACCCGTCTCCGGACCCACCCCGACGTTCCCCTGGAGGAGATGCCTGCCGCCTGTGTTCCCATGCCAACGCCCGAGATGTTCACTCCCCATAAGGCCGGTCGGCTCATGCAGCGTCTCATGGAGTTCATCGGATCCCAG GCTCAGATCATGGTTCGCCTGGCCCAAGTCAAGGGCATCTGGGATCCGTGGAAGGCCAACTTCAGCGGCTACCTTCCTGCTAACGAGAAGCTGATTGAAGAATGGCAGAAAGACGAGGAGTTCTGCCGCCAGTATCTCCAGG GCATCAACCCCATGCTGCTGACCGTGTGCAAAGACCAGAGTCAGATCCCTGCCGAGATGCTCGAGCTCAAGGCACAAGGCAAGACCACACAGCAGCTCATGGAAGAGAACAGGCTCTTTATTGTGGACTACGAACCTATGCTCGGCGTTCCCGCTACTCCGGGTAAATTCTTCTACGCGCCGATCGTGCTTATGTACAAGGAAGAGTTGGGCGGAGGGAAGTCTCGTCTGAACATGCTCGGCATCCAGCTTTCAAGGAAAAAGG GTGAGAATGAGGTTTTCTCGCCAGAAAGTGCAAAGACCCACCCCAACAAGTACATGTTCGCCAAGATGCACGTGGTGTCAGCTGACAACAACGTGCACCAGTTCCTGTACCATCTGGGCTACACTCATCTCGCCATGGAGCCGATCGCGGTGTCCCTGCACACCCACCTACCACCAGACCACCCCATCCACCGCCTGCTGCTGCCGCACTTCAAGGACACCATCGGCATCAACTACCTGGCCCGCCACTCCCTCGTCTCCAGGATCTTCCCAATCACCGACCCGATGTTCGCTACTTCCACCGTGGGAGGGCTCGTCATGTTCCTGAAAGAGTGGCGCAAGTACAACTTCATGGACATGGC TTTCCCTGAAGAGCTGAAACGCCGTGGTTTTGATGAGGCCAGGAGTGATGGCCTGGAAGGCTACTTCTACCGTGATGACGGCTTCAAACTGTGGAACGTCTACAAGACGTACGTGACTGGGATGGTCAACAAGGCATACGCGAGTGACAGGGCTGTGGCGGATGATCAAG CCCTTCAGAAGTTCTGCCAGATGATCGAAGGTCCCGGACAGCTTCACGGGTTTCCTCGCGAGATTTCGACCAAGCAGCTTCTAATGGACTGCCTGACCAACATCATCTTCAACGTGAGCGCGCAGCACTCCGCTATCAACTTCCCGCAGTATGACTACTACTCCTTCATCCCTAACAG